A section of the Oryza sativa Japonica Group chromosome 1, ASM3414082v1 genome encodes:
- the LOC4326794 gene encoding uncharacterized protein isoform X2, with the protein MAASAAFALLFSNLPQPLRRRRPPPPMLSTLRLLRRHHRRRRLAAASSAAMSSSGGASSSSSSGERHGVGRSPNRLAAEHSPYLLQHAYNPVDWYPWGEEAFEKARRKDVPIFLSIGYSTCHWCHVMEVESFENDEIAKILNDGFVSIKVDREERPDVDKVYMTYVSALYGGGGWPLSVFLSPNLKPLMGGTYFPPDDKYGRTGFKTILRKVKEAWETKRDALEKTGNVVIKQLRDALSAKASSQDMPNDLAVVSVDNCVEKLAGSYDPKFGGYGSAPKFPRPVENCVMLYKFRKHLESGQVSESQNIMKMITHTLQCMARGGVHDHVGGGFHRYSVDECWHVPHFEKMLYDQGQIANVYLDTFLITGDEYYSSVARDILDYLRRDMIGEEGEIYSAEDADSAEYDGAPRKREGAFYVWTNKEIEDTLGENSELFKNHYYVKSSGNCDLSRMSDPHDEFKGKNVLIERKQASLMASKCGKSVDEYAQILGDCRHKLFDVRSKRPRPHLDDKVIVSWNGLAISAFARASQILKSEPTGTRFCFPITGCNPEEYLGVAEKAARFIKEKLYDSSSNRLNHSYRNGPAKAPGFLDDYAFLINGLLDLYEYGGKIEWLMWAAHLQVIQDELFLDKQGGGYFNTPGEDPSVLLRVKEDYDGAEPSGNSVAAINLIRLSSIFDAAKSDGYKCNVEHLLAVFQTRLRELGIALPLMCCAADMLSVPSRKQVVLVGNKESTEFRDMVAAAFSTYDPNRTVIQIDPRNTEEMGFWESNNAIIAQMARSSPPEKPAVAHVCQDFKCSPPVTSADALRVLLNKTVAAATSSAAA; encoded by the exons ATGGCGGCCTCCGCCGCTttcgccctcctcttctccAACCTTCCCCAAccgcttcgtcgccgccgccctcctcctcctatgCTCTCCAcgcttcgcctcctccgccgccaccaccgccgccgccgcctcgccgccgcctcctccgccgccatgtcgtcgtcgggcggcgcgtcctcctcctcgtcgtcaggGGAGCGGCACGGCGTGGGGCGGAGCCCgaaccgcctcgccgccgagcaCAGCCCCTACCTGCTGCAGCACGCGTACAACCCG GTCGATTGGTATCCTTGGGGAGAAGAGGCTTTCGAGAAGGCTCGCAGAAAGGACGTTCCCATCTTTCTATCAA TTGGCTATAGCACATGCCATTG GTGCCATGTGATGGAAGTGGAGTCTTTTGAGAATGATGAAATCGCAAAGATTCTAAATGATGGGTTTGTTAGCATCAAG GTGGACCGTGAAGAGCGACCAGATGTTGACAAG GTGTACATGACATATGTATCAGCACTGTATGGCGGTGGTGGTTGGCCTTTGAGTGTCTTTTTGTCTCCTAATTTGAAACCGTTGATGGGTGGTACATACTTTCCTCCAGATGATAAGTACGGAAGAACAGGATTCAAGACTATTTTAAG GAAGGTTAAGGAGGCCTGGGAAACTAAACGCGATGCGCTTGAGAAGACAGGAAATGTGGTCATCAAACAACTGCGAGATGCATTATCTGCTAAAGCTAGCTCTCAAGATATGCCAAATGATCTGGCTGTTGTTTCTGTGGATAATTGTGTTGAAAAG TTAGCAGGCAGTTATGATCCAAAATTCGGTGGATATGGCTCTGCTCCAAAGTTTCCAAGACCTGTTGAGAATTGTGTAATGTTATATAAATTTCGGAAGCATTTGGAATCTGGACAGGTGAGTgaatcccaaaatataatgaaGATGATAACTCATACATTGCAATGTATGGCAAGGGGTGGAGTTCATGATCACGTTGGAGGTGGCTTTCATAGATATAGTGTGGATGAGTGCTGGCATG TCCCGCATTTTGAGAAGATGTTGTACGACCAAGGACAGATAGCTAATGTATATCTAGATACATTTCTGATCACGGGAGATGAGTATTATTCTTCAGTTGCACGTGATATACTTGATTACTTGAGGAGAGACATGATCGGAGAAGAAGGTGAAATTTACTCAGCAGAAGATGCTGATAGTGCAGAATATGATGGTGCTCCAAGAAAAAGGGAGGGAGCTTTCTATGTGTGGACTAATAAGGAG ATTGAAGACACACTTGGGGAGAATTCAGAGCTATTCAAGAATCATTACTATGTCAAATCATCTGGCAATTGCGACCTTTCGCGGATGAGTGATCCTCACGATGAGTTCAAGGGTAAAAATGTGCTAATAGAAAGAAAACAAGCTTCTTTGATGGCATCAAAGTGTGGCAAGTCTGTTGATGAATATGCTCAAATCCTGGGGGATTGTCGGCATAAGTTGTTTGATGTCCGGTCAAAAAGGCCAAGGCCACATTTGGATGATAAG GTTATTGTCTCATGGAATGGACTAGCTATATCTGCTTTTGCAAGAGCTTCCCAAATTCTGAAATCAGAACCAACTGGAACCAGATTTTGTTTCCCAATTACTGGGTGCAAC CCAGAGGAATATCTTGGAGTTGCAGAAAAGGCAGCACGTTTTATAAAGGAAAAACTATATGATAGCAGCTCAAACAGGCTGAATCATAGTTACCGAAATGGGCCAGCAAAAGCACCAGGTTTTTTGGATGATTATGCTTTCCTAATAAACGGGTTGCTGGATCTCTATGAGTATGGTGGTAAGATAGAGTGGCTTATGTGGGCTGCTCACCTTCAAGTCATTCAG GATGAATTGTTCTTGGACAAACAAGGTGGTGGCTATTTCAATACTCCTGGAGAAGACCCTTCTGTTCTTCTGCGTGTTAAAGAAGATTATGATGGTGCGGAGCCTTCTGGTAACTCAGTAGCTGCTATCAACTTGATCAGATTGTCCAGTATATTTGATGCAGCAAAATCCGATGGTTACAAATGCAATGTTGAGCATCTCCTG GCTGTCTTCCAGACGAGGCTGAGGGAACTTGGTATAGCACTGCCGTTGATGTGTTGTGCGGCAGACATGCTATCTGTCCCGTCCAGGAAGCAGGTGGTTCTGGTGGGGAACAAAGAATCGACTGAATTCCGTGACATGGTTGCTGCCGCATTTTCGACATATGATCCAAATAGAACT GTGATCCAAATAGACCCCAGGAACACCGAGGAAATGGGATTCTGGGAGAGCAACAACGCCATCATCGCGCAGATGGCACGTAGCAGCCCACCGGAGAAGCCAGCGGTGGCGCACGTCTGCCAGGACTTCAAGTGCAGCCCTCCGGTGACCTCTGCAGACGCTCTCCGCGTGCTGCTCAACAAGACAGTGGCAGCTGCTACTTCGTCTGCTGCTGCCTGA
- the LOC4326794 gene encoding uncharacterized protein isoform X1 yields the protein MAASAAFALLFSNLPQPLRRRRPPPPMLSTLRLLRRHHRRRRLAAASSAAMSSSGGASSSSSSGERHGVGRSPNRLAAEHSPYLLQHAYNPVDWYPWGEEAFEKARRKDVPIFLSIGYSTCHWCHVMEVESFENDEIAKILNDGFVSIKVDREERPDVDKVYMTYVSALYGGGGWPLSVFLSPNLKPLMGGTYFPPDDKYGRTGFKTILRKVKEAWETKRDALEKTGNVVIKQLRDALSAKASSQDMPNDLAVVSVDNCVEKLISMQLAGSYDPKFGGYGSAPKFPRPVENCVMLYKFRKHLESGQVSESQNIMKMITHTLQCMARGGVHDHVGGGFHRYSVDECWHVPHFEKMLYDQGQIANVYLDTFLITGDEYYSSVARDILDYLRRDMIGEEGEIYSAEDADSAEYDGAPRKREGAFYVWTNKEIEDTLGENSELFKNHYYVKSSGNCDLSRMSDPHDEFKGKNVLIERKQASLMASKCGKSVDEYAQILGDCRHKLFDVRSKRPRPHLDDKVIVSWNGLAISAFARASQILKSEPTGTRFCFPITGCNPEEYLGVAEKAARFIKEKLYDSSSNRLNHSYRNGPAKAPGFLDDYAFLINGLLDLYEYGGKIEWLMWAAHLQVIQDELFLDKQGGGYFNTPGEDPSVLLRVKEDYDGAEPSGNSVAAINLIRLSSIFDAAKSDGYKCNVEHLLAVFQTRLRELGIALPLMCCAADMLSVPSRKQVVLVGNKESTEFRDMVAAAFSTYDPNRTVIQIDPRNTEEMGFWESNNAIIAQMARSSPPEKPAVAHVCQDFKCSPPVTSADALRVLLNKTVAAATSSAAA from the exons ATGGCGGCCTCCGCCGCTttcgccctcctcttctccAACCTTCCCCAAccgcttcgtcgccgccgccctcctcctcctatgCTCTCCAcgcttcgcctcctccgccgccaccaccgccgccgccgcctcgccgccgcctcctccgccgccatgtcgtcgtcgggcggcgcgtcctcctcctcgtcgtcaggGGAGCGGCACGGCGTGGGGCGGAGCCCgaaccgcctcgccgccgagcaCAGCCCCTACCTGCTGCAGCACGCGTACAACCCG GTCGATTGGTATCCTTGGGGAGAAGAGGCTTTCGAGAAGGCTCGCAGAAAGGACGTTCCCATCTTTCTATCAA TTGGCTATAGCACATGCCATTG GTGCCATGTGATGGAAGTGGAGTCTTTTGAGAATGATGAAATCGCAAAGATTCTAAATGATGGGTTTGTTAGCATCAAG GTGGACCGTGAAGAGCGACCAGATGTTGACAAG GTGTACATGACATATGTATCAGCACTGTATGGCGGTGGTGGTTGGCCTTTGAGTGTCTTTTTGTCTCCTAATTTGAAACCGTTGATGGGTGGTACATACTTTCCTCCAGATGATAAGTACGGAAGAACAGGATTCAAGACTATTTTAAG GAAGGTTAAGGAGGCCTGGGAAACTAAACGCGATGCGCTTGAGAAGACAGGAAATGTGGTCATCAAACAACTGCGAGATGCATTATCTGCTAAAGCTAGCTCTCAAGATATGCCAAATGATCTGGCTGTTGTTTCTGTGGATAATTGTGTTGAAAAG CTCATATCTATGCAGTTAGCAGGCAGTTATGATCCAAAATTCGGTGGATATGGCTCTGCTCCAAAGTTTCCAAGACCTGTTGAGAATTGTGTAATGTTATATAAATTTCGGAAGCATTTGGAATCTGGACAGGTGAGTgaatcccaaaatataatgaaGATGATAACTCATACATTGCAATGTATGGCAAGGGGTGGAGTTCATGATCACGTTGGAGGTGGCTTTCATAGATATAGTGTGGATGAGTGCTGGCATG TCCCGCATTTTGAGAAGATGTTGTACGACCAAGGACAGATAGCTAATGTATATCTAGATACATTTCTGATCACGGGAGATGAGTATTATTCTTCAGTTGCACGTGATATACTTGATTACTTGAGGAGAGACATGATCGGAGAAGAAGGTGAAATTTACTCAGCAGAAGATGCTGATAGTGCAGAATATGATGGTGCTCCAAGAAAAAGGGAGGGAGCTTTCTATGTGTGGACTAATAAGGAG ATTGAAGACACACTTGGGGAGAATTCAGAGCTATTCAAGAATCATTACTATGTCAAATCATCTGGCAATTGCGACCTTTCGCGGATGAGTGATCCTCACGATGAGTTCAAGGGTAAAAATGTGCTAATAGAAAGAAAACAAGCTTCTTTGATGGCATCAAAGTGTGGCAAGTCTGTTGATGAATATGCTCAAATCCTGGGGGATTGTCGGCATAAGTTGTTTGATGTCCGGTCAAAAAGGCCAAGGCCACATTTGGATGATAAG GTTATTGTCTCATGGAATGGACTAGCTATATCTGCTTTTGCAAGAGCTTCCCAAATTCTGAAATCAGAACCAACTGGAACCAGATTTTGTTTCCCAATTACTGGGTGCAAC CCAGAGGAATATCTTGGAGTTGCAGAAAAGGCAGCACGTTTTATAAAGGAAAAACTATATGATAGCAGCTCAAACAGGCTGAATCATAGTTACCGAAATGGGCCAGCAAAAGCACCAGGTTTTTTGGATGATTATGCTTTCCTAATAAACGGGTTGCTGGATCTCTATGAGTATGGTGGTAAGATAGAGTGGCTTATGTGGGCTGCTCACCTTCAAGTCATTCAG GATGAATTGTTCTTGGACAAACAAGGTGGTGGCTATTTCAATACTCCTGGAGAAGACCCTTCTGTTCTTCTGCGTGTTAAAGAAGATTATGATGGTGCGGAGCCTTCTGGTAACTCAGTAGCTGCTATCAACTTGATCAGATTGTCCAGTATATTTGATGCAGCAAAATCCGATGGTTACAAATGCAATGTTGAGCATCTCCTG GCTGTCTTCCAGACGAGGCTGAGGGAACTTGGTATAGCACTGCCGTTGATGTGTTGTGCGGCAGACATGCTATCTGTCCCGTCCAGGAAGCAGGTGGTTCTGGTGGGGAACAAAGAATCGACTGAATTCCGTGACATGGTTGCTGCCGCATTTTCGACATATGATCCAAATAGAACT GTGATCCAAATAGACCCCAGGAACACCGAGGAAATGGGATTCTGGGAGAGCAACAACGCCATCATCGCGCAGATGGCACGTAGCAGCCCACCGGAGAAGCCAGCGGTGGCGCACGTCTGCCAGGACTTCAAGTGCAGCCCTCCGGTGACCTCTGCAGACGCTCTCCGCGTGCTGCTCAACAAGACAGTGGCAGCTGCTACTTCGTCTGCTGCTGCCTGA
- the LOC4326794 gene encoding uncharacterized protein isoform X3, translated as MTYVSALYGGGGWPLSVFLSPNLKPLMGGTYFPPDDKYGRTGFKTILRKVKEAWETKRDALEKTGNVVIKQLRDALSAKASSQDMPNDLAVVSVDNCVEKLISMQLAGSYDPKFGGYGSAPKFPRPVENCVMLYKFRKHLESGQVSESQNIMKMITHTLQCMARGGVHDHVGGGFHRYSVDECWHVPHFEKMLYDQGQIANVYLDTFLITGDEYYSSVARDILDYLRRDMIGEEGEIYSAEDADSAEYDGAPRKREGAFYVWTNKEIEDTLGENSELFKNHYYVKSSGNCDLSRMSDPHDEFKGKNVLIERKQASLMASKCGKSVDEYAQILGDCRHKLFDVRSKRPRPHLDDKVIVSWNGLAISAFARASQILKSEPTGTRFCFPITGCNPEEYLGVAEKAARFIKEKLYDSSSNRLNHSYRNGPAKAPGFLDDYAFLINGLLDLYEYGGKIEWLMWAAHLQVIQDELFLDKQGGGYFNTPGEDPSVLLRVKEDYDGAEPSGNSVAAINLIRLSSIFDAAKSDGYKCNVEHLLAVFQTRLRELGIALPLMCCAADMLSVPSRKQVVLVGNKESTEFRDMVAAAFSTYDPNRTVIQIDPRNTEEMGFWESNNAIIAQMARSSPPEKPAVAHVCQDFKCSPPVTSADALRVLLNKTVAAATSSAAA; from the exons ATGACATATGTATCAGCACTGTATGGCGGTGGTGGTTGGCCTTTGAGTGTCTTTTTGTCTCCTAATTTGAAACCGTTGATGGGTGGTACATACTTTCCTCCAGATGATAAGTACGGAAGAACAGGATTCAAGACTATTTTAAG GAAGGTTAAGGAGGCCTGGGAAACTAAACGCGATGCGCTTGAGAAGACAGGAAATGTGGTCATCAAACAACTGCGAGATGCATTATCTGCTAAAGCTAGCTCTCAAGATATGCCAAATGATCTGGCTGTTGTTTCTGTGGATAATTGTGTTGAAAAG CTCATATCTATGCAGTTAGCAGGCAGTTATGATCCAAAATTCGGTGGATATGGCTCTGCTCCAAAGTTTCCAAGACCTGTTGAGAATTGTGTAATGTTATATAAATTTCGGAAGCATTTGGAATCTGGACAGGTGAGTgaatcccaaaatataatgaaGATGATAACTCATACATTGCAATGTATGGCAAGGGGTGGAGTTCATGATCACGTTGGAGGTGGCTTTCATAGATATAGTGTGGATGAGTGCTGGCATG TCCCGCATTTTGAGAAGATGTTGTACGACCAAGGACAGATAGCTAATGTATATCTAGATACATTTCTGATCACGGGAGATGAGTATTATTCTTCAGTTGCACGTGATATACTTGATTACTTGAGGAGAGACATGATCGGAGAAGAAGGTGAAATTTACTCAGCAGAAGATGCTGATAGTGCAGAATATGATGGTGCTCCAAGAAAAAGGGAGGGAGCTTTCTATGTGTGGACTAATAAGGAG ATTGAAGACACACTTGGGGAGAATTCAGAGCTATTCAAGAATCATTACTATGTCAAATCATCTGGCAATTGCGACCTTTCGCGGATGAGTGATCCTCACGATGAGTTCAAGGGTAAAAATGTGCTAATAGAAAGAAAACAAGCTTCTTTGATGGCATCAAAGTGTGGCAAGTCTGTTGATGAATATGCTCAAATCCTGGGGGATTGTCGGCATAAGTTGTTTGATGTCCGGTCAAAAAGGCCAAGGCCACATTTGGATGATAAG GTTATTGTCTCATGGAATGGACTAGCTATATCTGCTTTTGCAAGAGCTTCCCAAATTCTGAAATCAGAACCAACTGGAACCAGATTTTGTTTCCCAATTACTGGGTGCAAC CCAGAGGAATATCTTGGAGTTGCAGAAAAGGCAGCACGTTTTATAAAGGAAAAACTATATGATAGCAGCTCAAACAGGCTGAATCATAGTTACCGAAATGGGCCAGCAAAAGCACCAGGTTTTTTGGATGATTATGCTTTCCTAATAAACGGGTTGCTGGATCTCTATGAGTATGGTGGTAAGATAGAGTGGCTTATGTGGGCTGCTCACCTTCAAGTCATTCAG GATGAATTGTTCTTGGACAAACAAGGTGGTGGCTATTTCAATACTCCTGGAGAAGACCCTTCTGTTCTTCTGCGTGTTAAAGAAGATTATGATGGTGCGGAGCCTTCTGGTAACTCAGTAGCTGCTATCAACTTGATCAGATTGTCCAGTATATTTGATGCAGCAAAATCCGATGGTTACAAATGCAATGTTGAGCATCTCCTG GCTGTCTTCCAGACGAGGCTGAGGGAACTTGGTATAGCACTGCCGTTGATGTGTTGTGCGGCAGACATGCTATCTGTCCCGTCCAGGAAGCAGGTGGTTCTGGTGGGGAACAAAGAATCGACTGAATTCCGTGACATGGTTGCTGCCGCATTTTCGACATATGATCCAAATAGAACT GTGATCCAAATAGACCCCAGGAACACCGAGGAAATGGGATTCTGGGAGAGCAACAACGCCATCATCGCGCAGATGGCACGTAGCAGCCCACCGGAGAAGCCAGCGGTGGCGCACGTCTGCCAGGACTTCAAGTGCAGCCCTCCGGTGACCTCTGCAGACGCTCTCCGCGTGCTGCTCAACAAGACAGTGGCAGCTGCTACTTCGTCTGCTGCTGCCTGA
- the LOC4326794 gene encoding uncharacterized protein isoform X4 — MTYVSALYGGGGWPLSVFLSPNLKPLMGGTYFPPDDKYGRTGFKTILRKVKEAWETKRDALEKTGNVVIKQLRDALSAKASSQDMPNDLAVVSVDNCVEKLAGSYDPKFGGYGSAPKFPRPVENCVMLYKFRKHLESGQVSESQNIMKMITHTLQCMARGGVHDHVGGGFHRYSVDECWHVPHFEKMLYDQGQIANVYLDTFLITGDEYYSSVARDILDYLRRDMIGEEGEIYSAEDADSAEYDGAPRKREGAFYVWTNKEIEDTLGENSELFKNHYYVKSSGNCDLSRMSDPHDEFKGKNVLIERKQASLMASKCGKSVDEYAQILGDCRHKLFDVRSKRPRPHLDDKVIVSWNGLAISAFARASQILKSEPTGTRFCFPITGCNPEEYLGVAEKAARFIKEKLYDSSSNRLNHSYRNGPAKAPGFLDDYAFLINGLLDLYEYGGKIEWLMWAAHLQVIQDELFLDKQGGGYFNTPGEDPSVLLRVKEDYDGAEPSGNSVAAINLIRLSSIFDAAKSDGYKCNVEHLLAVFQTRLRELGIALPLMCCAADMLSVPSRKQVVLVGNKESTEFRDMVAAAFSTYDPNRTVIQIDPRNTEEMGFWESNNAIIAQMARSSPPEKPAVAHVCQDFKCSPPVTSADALRVLLNKTVAAATSSAAA, encoded by the exons ATGACATATGTATCAGCACTGTATGGCGGTGGTGGTTGGCCTTTGAGTGTCTTTTTGTCTCCTAATTTGAAACCGTTGATGGGTGGTACATACTTTCCTCCAGATGATAAGTACGGAAGAACAGGATTCAAGACTATTTTAAG GAAGGTTAAGGAGGCCTGGGAAACTAAACGCGATGCGCTTGAGAAGACAGGAAATGTGGTCATCAAACAACTGCGAGATGCATTATCTGCTAAAGCTAGCTCTCAAGATATGCCAAATGATCTGGCTGTTGTTTCTGTGGATAATTGTGTTGAAAAG TTAGCAGGCAGTTATGATCCAAAATTCGGTGGATATGGCTCTGCTCCAAAGTTTCCAAGACCTGTTGAGAATTGTGTAATGTTATATAAATTTCGGAAGCATTTGGAATCTGGACAGGTGAGTgaatcccaaaatataatgaaGATGATAACTCATACATTGCAATGTATGGCAAGGGGTGGAGTTCATGATCACGTTGGAGGTGGCTTTCATAGATATAGTGTGGATGAGTGCTGGCATG TCCCGCATTTTGAGAAGATGTTGTACGACCAAGGACAGATAGCTAATGTATATCTAGATACATTTCTGATCACGGGAGATGAGTATTATTCTTCAGTTGCACGTGATATACTTGATTACTTGAGGAGAGACATGATCGGAGAAGAAGGTGAAATTTACTCAGCAGAAGATGCTGATAGTGCAGAATATGATGGTGCTCCAAGAAAAAGGGAGGGAGCTTTCTATGTGTGGACTAATAAGGAG ATTGAAGACACACTTGGGGAGAATTCAGAGCTATTCAAGAATCATTACTATGTCAAATCATCTGGCAATTGCGACCTTTCGCGGATGAGTGATCCTCACGATGAGTTCAAGGGTAAAAATGTGCTAATAGAAAGAAAACAAGCTTCTTTGATGGCATCAAAGTGTGGCAAGTCTGTTGATGAATATGCTCAAATCCTGGGGGATTGTCGGCATAAGTTGTTTGATGTCCGGTCAAAAAGGCCAAGGCCACATTTGGATGATAAG GTTATTGTCTCATGGAATGGACTAGCTATATCTGCTTTTGCAAGAGCTTCCCAAATTCTGAAATCAGAACCAACTGGAACCAGATTTTGTTTCCCAATTACTGGGTGCAAC CCAGAGGAATATCTTGGAGTTGCAGAAAAGGCAGCACGTTTTATAAAGGAAAAACTATATGATAGCAGCTCAAACAGGCTGAATCATAGTTACCGAAATGGGCCAGCAAAAGCACCAGGTTTTTTGGATGATTATGCTTTCCTAATAAACGGGTTGCTGGATCTCTATGAGTATGGTGGTAAGATAGAGTGGCTTATGTGGGCTGCTCACCTTCAAGTCATTCAG GATGAATTGTTCTTGGACAAACAAGGTGGTGGCTATTTCAATACTCCTGGAGAAGACCCTTCTGTTCTTCTGCGTGTTAAAGAAGATTATGATGGTGCGGAGCCTTCTGGTAACTCAGTAGCTGCTATCAACTTGATCAGATTGTCCAGTATATTTGATGCAGCAAAATCCGATGGTTACAAATGCAATGTTGAGCATCTCCTG GCTGTCTTCCAGACGAGGCTGAGGGAACTTGGTATAGCACTGCCGTTGATGTGTTGTGCGGCAGACATGCTATCTGTCCCGTCCAGGAAGCAGGTGGTTCTGGTGGGGAACAAAGAATCGACTGAATTCCGTGACATGGTTGCTGCCGCATTTTCGACATATGATCCAAATAGAACT GTGATCCAAATAGACCCCAGGAACACCGAGGAAATGGGATTCTGGGAGAGCAACAACGCCATCATCGCGCAGATGGCACGTAGCAGCCCACCGGAGAAGCCAGCGGTGGCGCACGTCTGCCAGGACTTCAAGTGCAGCCCTCCGGTGACCTCTGCAGACGCTCTCCGCGTGCTGCTCAACAAGACAGTGGCAGCTGCTACTTCGTCTGCTGCTGCCTGA